From Drosophila virilis strain 15010-1051.87 chromosome X, Dvir_AGI_RSII-ME, whole genome shotgun sequence, the proteins below share one genomic window:
- the LOC6635556 gene encoding putative lysozyme-like protein, whose amino-acid sequence MPNQMSRRSSSRTSNMVGHQMRPDCGLVQTNSAGGSSSSSSSASSSSSASSSSSSSSSGSGSGSGSGGVDIINGNSSVSKLRPLARLDRLLRRWLPGYNYLRGAGGGIIGSSGGRQSPGTGAVTPPLNVVEQQRSGRQTPLTVDPPLTVRRRRDGEVLLDTGIAKSEFCLKLEKLLRAKLIVKD is encoded by the coding sequence ATGCCGAATCAGATGTcacgccgcagcagcagccgcacaaGCAACATGGTCGGGCACCAGATGCGACCGGACTGCGGGCTCGTCCAGACTAATAGTGCTGgcggaagcagcagcagcagcagcagcgcaagcagcagcagcagcgcgagcagcagcagcagcagcagcagcagtggcagtggcagtggcagcggcagcggcggcgttGATATAatcaacggcaacagcagcgtgtCCAAGCTGCGACCACTGGCCAGATTGGACCGTCTGCTGCGCCGCTGGCTTCCGGGCTACAACTATTTGCGTGGTGCTGGTGGCGGCATCATCGGCAGCAGCGGTGGTAGGCAATCGCCTGGGACGGGTGCGGTGACGCCACCATTGAATGTAGTGGAACAGCAGCGGTCCGGGCGGCAGACACCGCTCACCGTTGATCCACCGCTGACGGTCAGGAGGCGACGGGATGGGGAAGTGTTATTGGATACGGGCATTGCCAAATCCGAGTTCTGCTTGAAGTTGGAAAAGCTGCTGCGGGCCAAGCTAATTGTCAAGGATTAG